From a region of the Methanobrevibacter thaueri genome:
- a CDS encoding energy-coupling factor ABC transporter permease — protein MHIMEGYLPLNWCIIWFVISIIVVAFGLYQIKKIVDETPESKALLAVSGAFMFVLSSLKLPSVTGSCSHPCGNGLGAALFGPAVTAVLATIVLIFQALLLAHGGLTTLGANIFSMGIVGPLVAWLVYKGLTKANISSTIAIFFAAFLGDLLTYVATSFQLAFAFPAPTFGAALTAFLTIFAVTQVPLAIGEGILTVIIWDRLKAYKPKLLDKLGALAPNEA, from the coding sequence ATGCATATTATGGAAGGATATTTACCATTGAACTGGTGTATTATATGGTTTGTCATATCAATCATCGTCGTTGCATTTGGTTTATATCAAATTAAAAAAATTGTAGACGAAACTCCTGAATCCAAAGCTTTACTTGCTGTAAGTGGAGCATTCATGTTCGTCTTATCTTCTTTGAAATTACCTTCCGTTACTGGAAGCTGTTCACACCCTTGTGGTAACGGATTAGGTGCAGCATTATTTGGTCCTGCAGTAACTGCAGTATTAGCTACTATTGTACTTATTTTCCAAGCATTATTACTTGCTCACGGTGGATTAACTACATTAGGTGCAAACATATTCTCTATGGGTATTGTTGGACCATTAGTTGCATGGCTTGTATACAAAGGATTAACCAAAGCTAATATATCATCAACAATTGCAATATTCTTTGCAGCATTCTTAGGTGACTTATTAACTTACGTAGCTACTTCATTCCAATTAGCTTTCGCATTCCCTGCTCCTACTTTCGGTGCAGCATTAACTGCTTTCTTAACAATCTTTGCAGTTACTCAAGTGCCATTAGCAATTGGTGAAGGTATCTTAACAGTTATTATCTGGGACAGATTAAAAGCTTACAAACCAAAATTATTAGATAAATTAGGCGCTTTAGCTCCTAATGAAGCATAA
- the pyrF gene encoding orotidine-5'-phosphate decarboxylase — MNIKNNIILALDVMSEKEAIEICDSIKDYIDTIKIGYPLALAEGLEIINKLKDKFGFKVICDFKVADIDATNEKICDETFKAGADAIICHGFVGSDSVKACLDMANKHGKELFLLTEMSHPGAKMFLQKNADAIAEMGVDMGITNYVAPATRLDRLSDIRKIVGNDAYIISPGVGKQGGDAKKTLEYSNAIIVGRSIYEADNPKIACENIIKSTK; from the coding sequence ATGAACATAAAAAACAATATTATCTTAGCACTTGACGTGATGAGTGAAAAGGAAGCAATTGAAATATGTGACTCCATAAAAGATTACATCGACACCATCAAAATAGGCTACCCTTTGGCACTTGCTGAAGGCCTTGAGATAATCAACAAGCTCAAGGACAAATTCGGATTTAAAGTGATATGTGACTTCAAGGTAGCCGATATCGATGCAACTAACGAGAAGATATGTGACGAAACATTCAAGGCAGGGGCAGATGCAATAATATGCCACGGATTTGTAGGATCAGACAGCGTCAAAGCATGCCTGGACATGGCAAACAAGCATGGAAAAGAATTATTCCTATTAACTGAAATGTCACATCCTGGAGCCAAAATGTTCCTGCAAAAGAATGCAGATGCAATAGCCGAAATGGGAGTTGACATGGGCATTACAAACTATGTCGCACCAGCCACAAGACTGGATCGCTTATCTGATATAAGAAAAATTGTTGGAAATGATGCATACATAATCTCCCCGGGAGTTGGAAAACAAGGCGGAGACGCTAAAAAAACCCTTGAATACTCAAATGCAATAATTGTGGGAAGAAGCATATACGAAGCGGACAATCCTAAAATTGCTTGCGAAAACATAATCAAATCAACAAAATAA
- a CDS encoding DUF5654 family protein, whose translation MANEVTKMIMETILALITTAFAFVAGEAWNSAIQAFIESFIGAGDAIPSLFIYAIIVTVIAVIVTVLIARVAGKMGVETE comes from the coding sequence ATGGCAAATGAAGTAACCAAAATGATTATGGAAACCATATTAGCATTAATCACCACAGCATTCGCATTCGTTGCTGGTGAAGCATGGAACAGTGCAATCCAAGCATTCATTGAATCATTCATCGGTGCTGGAGATGCTATTCCTAGTTTATTCATATACGCTATTATCGTAACCGTCATTGCAGTAATCGTAACTGTACTCATCGCTAGAGTAGCCGGTAAAATGGGCGTAGAAACAGAATAA
- a CDS encoding deoxyhypusine synthase, which yields MKVNQIDVDNSMKIIDLINQFDDSGVLGAGRVARACNILAEMIQDEDMSVFMSLGGPLIPGGMRNIVTKMINEGHVDLIISSGANITHDLVEAFGGAHYRHEGKDDEELNEEGIGRIADINVGSDDFTIFESEITEIFEKISSKKQVVSIQELLYEIGLLVDDENSFVATAARNNIPIFAPGLIDSMMGLQLWIFSQDHDFVVDAVADMHYLSDIVFESEKVGAVLLGGGLTKHYTLASNVIKGGLDAAIQITMDRPEAGSLGGAPLEEAKSWAKAKCGSSLASVVGDVTVIFPLIYAAALDKISGD from the coding sequence ATGAAAGTAAATCAGATTGATGTAGATAACAGTATGAAGATAATTGATTTGATAAATCAATTCGACGATTCAGGTGTTTTAGGAGCGGGCAGAGTAGCGAGAGCATGCAATATACTGGCTGAGATGATTCAGGATGAGGACATGAGTGTTTTCATGAGTCTTGGAGGGCCGTTGATACCTGGCGGAATGAGAAACATCGTAACCAAAATGATTAATGAGGGACATGTTGACCTGATTATTTCCAGTGGTGCAAACATTACCCATGACCTTGTCGAGGCGTTCGGCGGAGCTCATTATCGCCATGAAGGAAAAGACGATGAAGAGCTAAACGAAGAGGGAATAGGCAGAATTGCTGATATCAATGTCGGGTCTGATGATTTTACAATCTTTGAAAGTGAAATAACCGAAATATTTGAAAAAATCTCATCCAAAAAGCAGGTTGTTTCCATTCAGGAACTGCTTTATGAGATTGGCCTTTTGGTGGATGATGAAAATTCATTCGTGGCAACAGCCGCAAGGAACAACATTCCAATATTCGCACCTGGACTAATTGATTCAATGATGGGTCTTCAGTTATGGATTTTTAGCCAGGATCATGATTTTGTTGTTGACGCCGTGGCGGATATGCATTACCTCTCAGACATTGTCTTTGAATCTGAAAAGGTTGGCGCAGTGCTATTGGGAGGCGGTCTGACTAAACATTACACTCTAGCTTCCAATGTTATCAAGGGAGGATTGGATGCTGCCATTCAGATTACCATGGACAGGCCTGAGGCAGGCAGTTTAGGTGGCGCTCCTCTGGAAGAGGCCAAATCATGGGCAAAAGCTAAATGCGGATCCAGTCTTGCAAGTGTCGTTGGGGACGTAACTGTTATTTTCCCATTAATCTATGCAGCTGCTTTGGATAAGATAAGTGGTGATTAG
- a CDS encoding CBS domain-containing protein has product MLTSVQKEILQTLINLYQSSNGKSIKGEDIAEVMNRNPGTIRNQMQSLRSLGLVKGVPGPRGGYKPTIEAYHALNINVSDNDSIVPIYKNGQKVEDISVAKIEFTSVPQPGECEAAIKVLGSIKDLNLGDTIRIGPTPVNNLGVTGIIVGRDDMDNILLVDTHTIRSIPKQTVGDIASRDVVSFKVDCSVKEAARKLVDNEIDGAPVIKDGKVIGVFTLTDLVNSIANDNEDKKVGELMSTNVVIVNEDLKIANAIDIMLKKSISRLIVADNNQTLLGIVTRTDLLDSITNLKEFPIITN; this is encoded by the coding sequence ATGTTAACATCTGTTCAAAAGGAAATTTTACAAACATTGATTAATTTATATCAATCCTCTAACGGCAAATCAATTAAGGGAGAGGACATTGCTGAGGTTATGAATAGGAACCCTGGAACAATACGTAACCAGATGCAATCCTTAAGAAGCTTAGGTTTGGTTAAGGGAGTGCCTGGGCCTAGGGGAGGATATAAACCAACAATTGAAGCGTATCACGCATTGAACATCAATGTTTCAGATAATGATTCAATTGTGCCTATCTATAAGAACGGCCAAAAGGTAGAGGACATTTCCGTTGCAAAGATAGAGTTTACAAGTGTGCCACAACCTGGTGAATGTGAGGCTGCAATCAAGGTATTGGGCAGCATTAAAGATTTGAATTTAGGAGATACCATAAGGATAGGTCCTACTCCGGTTAACAATTTGGGAGTGACCGGAATAATTGTAGGTAGAGATGACATGGACAATATCCTGCTAGTCGACACCCATACCATTAGAAGCATTCCTAAACAGACTGTTGGGGACATTGCAAGCCGTGATGTTGTGTCATTTAAAGTTGACTGTTCAGTTAAGGAAGCAGCAAGGAAACTGGTCGATAATGAAATAGATGGGGCTCCTGTAATAAAGGATGGAAAAGTGATAGGAGTATTCACCCTGACTGATCTTGTAAATTCAATAGCTAATGACAATGAGGATAAGAAAGTTGGTGAATTGATGTCCACAAACGTTGTCATAGTAAATGAGGATTTGAAAATTGCCAATGCAATCGATATAATGCTTAAGAAATCCATTTCAAGGCTGATAGTTGCAGACAACAATCAAACATTGCTTGGAATAGTCACAAGAACAGATTTGCTTGACAGCATTACCAATCTAAAGGAATTCCCAATTATTACCAATTAA
- the hisG gene encoding ATP phosphoribosyltransferase — MNDKIILGLPKGSLNNVKRGNTYQLFVDAGYEVKGYEPGDESYEIEILNDEEIIAFLTRPQSTPVELNRGIIDIAIVGEDWIKEESVLRETNTVKIGDLDYGKTRLIVAVPKDSPYNNLSDLFRANKDRKTPILCFTEYPNLTRKFIMENEAYQEIYGDAVPFVQVRGLTDGDNEMVQVINSDGATEVYIAKGADLIVDNTQTGSSLRKAGLKEIETILHSSAGLYAGVSCTGEKLDKAQMIYEQLLGAITAKKYFDVKFNIANTKIEEVSNYLIDNKLCADEPTITPGSDFSQINVLIPKAKFPEMVDAIKGFDATSIIRNDLKQLIE; from the coding sequence ATGAACGATAAAATAATTTTAGGACTTCCAAAGGGAAGTTTAAATAACGTAAAAAGAGGCAACACTTACCAACTCTTTGTTGATGCCGGTTACGAGGTTAAAGGCTATGAGCCTGGCGATGAATCCTATGAGATAGAAATCCTAAATGATGAGGAAATCATTGCTTTCTTAACCCGTCCACAGTCAACTCCCGTCGAATTGAACAGGGGAATAATTGACATCGCTATTGTTGGTGAGGATTGGATTAAAGAGGAATCTGTATTGAGGGAAACAAACACCGTTAAAATTGGTGATCTTGATTATGGTAAGACCCGTTTGATAGTTGCAGTTCCTAAGGATTCTCCATACAATAATTTATCAGACTTATTCAGAGCAAACAAGGATAGAAAAACTCCAATCTTATGCTTCACAGAGTATCCTAACCTAACCCGTAAATTCATCATGGAAAATGAAGCTTATCAGGAAATTTATGGTGATGCAGTTCCTTTTGTCCAGGTCAGAGGTCTGACCGATGGGGATAATGAGATGGTTCAGGTCATCAACTCCGACGGCGCAACCGAGGTTTACATTGCAAAGGGTGCGGATTTGATTGTTGACAATACCCAAACTGGAAGCAGCCTCAGAAAGGCAGGATTAAAGGAAATCGAAACAATCCTTCACTCTTCAGCGGGCCTTTATGCTGGTGTTAGCTGTACAGGTGAAAAGTTAGACAAGGCTCAAATGATTTATGAGCAGCTGTTGGGAGCAATCACAGCCAAGAAATACTTTGACGTCAAGTTCAATATTGCAAACACCAAGATTGAAGAGGTTTCCAATTACCTGATTGACAATAAGCTATGTGCTGACGAGCCTACAATCACTCCAGGGTCTGATTTCTCACAAATCAACGTTTTAATCCCTAAAGCAAAGTTCCCTGAGATGGTTGATGCAATCAAGGGCTTTGACGCAACTTCAATCATTAGAAATGATTTAAAACAGCTCATTGAATAA
- a CDS encoding heavy metal translocating P-type ATPase, whose product MIDEITDFLFGLKMTIISGIFLLIAVIFMIFGIDTPIYLNPAWGTVIISGIPMLLLAMTRLIREKWISSALLIAIAMVASLLIGEIFAAGEVAWIMALGALLEDWTVERAKKGLRNLINLTPQTGRRIVDGVEEVVPVDEIKIGDTLRILPGESVPVDGEIINGTSSLDQSIMTGESLPIDKGVGDEVFCGTMNMYGAIDIRATSLGENSSLQKLIDLVKAADEKQAPTQRIADKWATWLVPVALIIAIVAWLVTGNIERGVTVLVVFCPCALILATPTAIMAAIGQATKYGVLIKSGEALETLGALNTLVFDKTGTLTYGNLEVSDVISLKEDLSDLDLLKLTASCEKLSEHPLAKAVVNNAKEAEIDIEEPKDFEMYPGKGVTCNNSYGTIYAGNSKFLIENDIDVNVDSYLDQLKNEGKASILVALNGEVVGLIGLSDVIREDSKGMIENLHELGTETILLTGDNTETANYFASQVGIGKVYGNLLPQQKLDWIEKLKSEGKKVCMIGDGVNDAPALKTADVSVAMGSVGSDVAIEAADIALLGDDIGKIPYLKKLSNSTLFTIKANIAISMTINAVAIVCSVLGLLNPVTGAIVHNAGSCLVVLNAALLYDRRFDDSIKKIDSENVEHSHYHFHNDGEHSHSHDGVKIIDEIQTDNGVKHMHVHKHALDRQSCEPYHN is encoded by the coding sequence GTGATTGATGAAATAACTGATTTCCTATTTGGTCTAAAGATGACCATTATTTCAGGAATATTCCTATTAATAGCAGTTATTTTTATGATTTTTGGAATTGACACACCGATTTACTTGAACCCCGCTTGGGGAACAGTAATAATCAGTGGTATTCCAATGTTGCTCCTGGCGATGACCAGATTGATACGTGAAAAATGGATTTCATCTGCATTATTGATTGCAATAGCTATGGTTGCATCACTTTTAATCGGTGAGATATTTGCTGCAGGTGAAGTTGCTTGGATTATGGCGTTAGGAGCTCTTTTAGAAGATTGGACAGTGGAAAGAGCTAAGAAAGGTTTGAGAAACCTCATCAATTTAACTCCACAAACCGGAAGAAGAATTGTTGATGGAGTTGAGGAAGTTGTGCCTGTCGATGAAATTAAGATTGGTGATACATTAAGGATACTTCCTGGTGAAAGCGTACCTGTCGACGGTGAGATAATAAACGGTACCTCATCACTTGACCAATCAATCATGACTGGTGAATCTCTTCCTATTGATAAGGGGGTTGGAGATGAGGTGTTCTGTGGAACCATGAACATGTATGGTGCAATTGACATCAGGGCAACAAGTCTTGGTGAGAACTCATCACTTCAAAAGCTGATTGATCTTGTTAAGGCAGCTGATGAAAAGCAGGCTCCAACTCAAAGAATCGCTGATAAATGGGCGACATGGCTGGTTCCTGTTGCATTGATAATTGCTATCGTGGCATGGTTGGTTACAGGCAATATCGAAAGAGGAGTAACCGTTTTGGTTGTGTTCTGTCCATGTGCATTGATTCTTGCTACTCCTACAGCCATTATGGCTGCTATTGGTCAGGCAACAAAATATGGTGTATTGATTAAATCAGGTGAGGCACTGGAGACCTTGGGTGCTTTAAATACTTTGGTATTCGATAAGACAGGTACTTTAACTTACGGTAATCTAGAAGTTTCTGATGTTATCTCTTTGAAAGAGGATTTATCCGATTTGGATTTGCTTAAACTCACTGCCTCATGTGAAAAGTTAAGCGAACATCCATTGGCTAAAGCTGTTGTTAATAATGCAAAAGAAGCTGAAATTGACATTGAAGAGCCAAAAGATTTTGAAATGTATCCCGGCAAAGGGGTTACATGCAATAACTCTTATGGTACCATATATGCAGGAAACTCCAAATTCTTAATCGAAAATGATATTGATGTCAATGTCGATAGTTATTTAGACCAGCTAAAAAACGAAGGAAAAGCTTCAATACTCGTTGCATTAAACGGCGAGGTTGTTGGATTGATTGGGTTATCTGATGTGATACGTGAAGATTCCAAAGGCATGATTGAAAACTTGCATGAATTGGGAACTGAGACTATATTGCTCACAGGAGATAACACAGAAACTGCTAATTACTTCGCTTCACAGGTGGGAATAGGTAAGGTTTATGGAAACCTCCTTCCTCAACAAAAGCTTGACTGGATTGAAAAGCTTAAAAGCGAAGGCAAAAAAGTTTGTATGATAGGGGACGGCGTAAATGATGCGCCTGCACTCAAGACCGCTGATGTAAGTGTTGCAATGGGATCCGTTGGAAGTGACGTTGCAATCGAGGCGGCTGACATTGCGCTTTTGGGTGACGATATAGGCAAAATCCCATATCTCAAGAAACTCTCAAATTCAACATTATTTACTATTAAGGCAAATATTGCCATTTCAATGACTATCAATGCAGTGGCCATTGTCTGTTCTGTTTTAGGATTGTTGAATCCTGTTACAGGAGCAATTGTTCACAATGCAGGCTCATGCCTTGTCGTTTTGAATGCGGCATTGCTGTATGACAGGCGTTTTGACGATTCAATCAAGAAGATTGACTCCGAAAATGTCGAACACTCACATTATCATTTCCACAATGACGGAGAACATTCACATTCCCATGATGGTGTTAAAATCATTGATGAAATACAAACCGATAATGGGGTAAAGCATATGCATGTCCACAAACATGCATTGGATAGGCAAAGTTGTGAGCCATATCACAACTGA
- a CDS encoding TIGR04083 family peptide-modifying radical SAM enzyme, which produces MTFHVMIIPTLNCPSNCKYCWGSENKREMMDLEIIDQIVEWLGDFRDDKVHFTFHGGEPLLAGYDFYKEALAKLSTLDNLEGFSLQSNIWLLTEELIDLFLEYNVVVSTSIDGPKEINDYQRGVGYFDKTMSKFRLAKDKGLIINFVLTVTDYSKDFSDELYEFFKSEKMNLKIHAALPSLRGDNADPWALDQEEHGKLLIDWLDKYLYDLDKFTVMDLDHICKSSLRRRGTLCTFADCIGTTLAVGSEGSIYPCYRFVGMPEYVLGNVSTNPSFDDLKQSDAWAKLMEFRDYVDENCKKCRYVKYCEGGCPYNAIVAYQTPQAVDPQCTAYKMIFGEVSKRMNKEFAKSAFGMGAPAPRKEGDPFSIMDLAMKP; this is translated from the coding sequence ATGACATTTCATGTAATGATTATCCCCACACTCAACTGTCCATCAAACTGCAAATACTGTTGGGGTTCTGAAAATAAAAGGGAAATGATGGATTTGGAAATAATCGACCAGATTGTTGAATGGCTAGGCGACTTTAGGGACGATAAGGTTCATTTCACATTCCATGGTGGAGAGCCGCTGCTCGCAGGATATGACTTCTATAAGGAAGCATTGGCGAAGCTGTCCACATTGGACAATCTTGAAGGATTTTCACTTCAAAGCAACATCTGGCTTTTGACCGAAGAGTTGATAGACCTGTTTTTGGAATACAATGTGGTTGTAAGTACAAGCATTGATGGGCCAAAGGAAATAAACGATTATCAGAGGGGTGTTGGCTACTTTGACAAGACCATGTCCAAGTTCAGATTGGCCAAGGATAAGGGACTGATTATTAATTTTGTTTTAACGGTTACCGATTATTCAAAGGATTTTTCAGATGAGTTGTATGAGTTCTTTAAGAGTGAAAAGATGAATCTTAAGATTCATGCTGCATTGCCGTCACTTAGAGGAGATAATGCAGACCCTTGGGCGCTTGACCAGGAGGAACACGGTAAATTGCTCATCGATTGGTTGGATAAGTATCTATATGATTTGGATAAGTTCACTGTTATGGATTTAGACCATATCTGCAAGTCCTCACTTAGAAGAAGAGGAACCCTATGCACATTTGCGGACTGCATTGGAACCACCTTGGCGGTGGGTTCGGAAGGCTCAATATATCCATGCTACCGCTTTGTCGGAATGCCTGAATATGTTTTGGGCAACGTGTCCACAAACCCAAGCTTTGACGATTTGAAGCAATCCGATGCATGGGCAAAGCTTATGGAATTCAGGGATTATGTGGATGAGAACTGCAAGAAATGCAGATATGTTAAATATTGTGAGGGTGGATGTCCTTACAATGCGATTGTTGCATATCAGACTCCACAGGCTGTAGATCCGCAATGCACAGCATATAAGATGATTTTTGGTGAAGTTTCAAAGAGAATGAATAAGGAATTCGCCAAATCCGCTTTTGGAATGGGTGCTCCTGCCCCTAGAAAAGAGGGAGATCCATTCAGCATAATGGATTTGGCAATGAAGCCATAA
- a CDS encoding TIGR04165 family Cys-rich peptide, with translation MKLEELLAPCPKCGSKDKIAHRKMLDNHRSHAEMDTVKCENCGYIFFVNENMDPDEKKQLLNELNKIYG, from the coding sequence ATGAAGCTTGAAGAATTATTAGCACCATGTCCGAAATGTGGCTCAAAGGATAAGATAGCTCACAGGAAAATGCTGGACAATCACAGGTCCCACGCAGAAATGGATACTGTAAAATGCGAAAACTGTGGTTACATATTCTTTGTAAATGAAAATATGGATCCTGATGAGAAAAAACAATTATTAAACGAATTAAATAAAATTTACGGTTAA
- a CDS encoding aldo/keto reductase: protein MQNRLIKKTGDEVSPLGFGAMRLPLKNGKIDRQKAKQQIYYAIDNGVNFIDTAYLYGDSEKFLGEILQGEYKEKVKICTKLPSIHVRKYEDMENFLDEQLERLQRDCIDYYLIHSVDLKTVNRLLKRGLIDFLNKAKREGKIKHVGFSYHGVKEEFDILIDGYDWDVVMVQYNYFDENVQASVEGIEYAASKGMGVFVMEPLKGGILAGKMPKEAEEIFKKADPNKTTAQWALQWVLNNRNVSCVLSGMNSMEQIDDNLAIANATTPMSMTFEELETVELVKRVMKNSLRINCSTCGYCMPCPQGVNIPECIKTYNEKYLFDHKGFINQSFLDYYQLVGGIMGSAANAGLCNGCGKCLRKCPQKLDIISELEKVKKEFELPGLKYILPIAKNIGIPAYKYIVKFLNR, encoded by the coding sequence ATGCAAAATAGATTAATCAAAAAGACAGGCGATGAAGTTTCTCCATTGGGTTTTGGAGCAATGAGATTGCCTTTAAAAAACGGTAAGATAGACAGACAAAAAGCCAAACAGCAAATCTATTACGCAATCGATAATGGCGTTAATTTCATTGACACAGCCTATCTTTATGGGGATAGCGAGAAGTTTTTAGGTGAGATTCTGCAGGGGGAATATAAGGAGAAGGTAAAGATATGCACCAAACTTCCCTCCATTCATGTCAGAAAGTATGAGGACATGGAAAACTTCCTCGATGAGCAACTGGAACGCCTCCAAAGGGATTGCATTGATTATTATCTTATCCATTCAGTGGACCTGAAGACCGTCAACAGATTGCTGAAAAGGGGCTTGATTGATTTTTTAAACAAGGCCAAGAGAGAAGGCAAGATAAAGCATGTCGGCTTTTCATATCATGGCGTCAAGGAGGAATTCGACATCCTAATCGACGGTTATGACTGGGATGTTGTTATGGTCCAGTACAACTACTTTGATGAGAATGTTCAGGCCAGCGTGGAGGGAATAGAATACGCCGCCTCCAAAGGAATGGGTGTTTTTGTGATGGAACCGTTGAAGGGAGGAATCCTTGCCGGGAAGATGCCTAAGGAAGCTGAAGAGATATTCAAAAAGGCGGACCCCAACAAGACTACTGCCCAATGGGCTCTGCAGTGGGTGCTAAACAACCGGAATGTCAGCTGTGTCCTTTCAGGGATGAATTCAATGGAACAGATTGATGACAATCTTGCAATCGCCAATGCCACAACTCCAATGTCCATGACATTCGAGGAGCTGGAGACCGTGGAGCTCGTCAAGAGAGTAATGAAGAATTCATTAAGGATTAACTGTTCCACCTGCGGATATTGCATGCCTTGCCCTCAGGGGGTCAACATTCCCGAATGCATCAAGACATACAATGAAAAGTATCTCTTTGACCATAAGGGTTTCATAAACCAGTCTTTTCTTGATTACTATCAGCTTGTCGGAGGAATAATGGGCAGTGCAGCCAATGCGGGATTGTGCAACGGCTGTGGAAAATGCCTCAGGAAATGTCCGCAAAAACTTGACATCATCTCCGAGCTTGAGAAGGTCAAAAAGGAATTCGAACTGCCAGGACTTAAATATATATTGCCTATTGCAAAAAACATTGGCATACCGGCATATAAATACATTGTAAAGTTCCTGAATCGTTAA
- the galU gene encoding UTP--glucose-1-phosphate uridylyltransferase GalU: MKAVIPAAGFGTRFLPATKAQPKEMLPVYDKPTIQYVIEEAVASGIDDILIVTGRNKRSIEDHFDKSFELEQTLQSAGKDDRLKQVRAITDLADICYVRQKEQRGLGDAIYCAKKHVGGESFAVLLGDSITKGPVPCTKQLIDVHDKYGASAISLEAVPKEKVERYGIIKGTEVENNVYNIEKLVEKPLAHQAPSNLAIMGRYVLTPDIFDKIDETEPGVGGEIQLTDALSKLDAIYGVTFEGKTYDIGNRFEWLKTSIEFAMDDPESKDDLIKYMKEMIREA; this comes from the coding sequence ATGAAAGCTGTAATTCCTGCAGCAGGCTTCGGTACAAGATTCCTGCCTGCTACTAAAGCGCAACCTAAGGAAATGTTGCCAGTTTATGACAAGCCAACAATTCAATATGTTATAGAAGAGGCAGTTGCTTCAGGAATAGATGATATTCTGATTGTAACTGGTAGGAATAAGAGATCCATTGAGGACCACTTCGACAAATCCTTTGAACTCGAGCAAACCCTGCAAAGTGCAGGTAAGGACGACAGGTTAAAGCAAGTTCGTGCAATCACTGATTTGGCGGATATCTGTTATGTAAGGCAAAAGGAACAGAGAGGTCTTGGAGATGCTATTTACTGTGCCAAAAAGCATGTTGGCGGCGAGTCATTCGCAGTGCTTTTGGGCGATTCAATCACAAAGGGTCCTGTTCCATGCACAAAGCAGCTGATTGACGTTCATGACAAGTATGGCGCTTCAGCGATTTCCCTTGAGGCTGTGCCTAAGGAAAAGGTGGAAAGATATGGTATCATCAAGGGTACTGAAGTTGAAAATAACGTTTACAACATTGAAAAATTGGTGGAAAAGCCATTGGCTCATCAGGCACCTTCCAATTTGGCCATAATGGGTCGTTATGTCTTGACACCTGACATTTTCGATAAGATTGATGAGACCGAACCTGGCGTCGGAGGGGAAATCCAATTGACCGATGCGCTGTCAAAATTGGATGCCATTTACGGTGTCACTTTTGAGGGAAAAACCTATGACATAGGTAACAGGTTCGAATGGTTGAAGACATCCATCGAATTTGCAATGGATGACCCTGAATCAAAAGATGACCTGATCAAATACATGAAGGAAATGATTAGGGAAGCTTAA